A genome region from Baekduia alba includes the following:
- the soxR gene encoding redox-sensitive transcriptional activator SoxR, with the protein MSTLLPIGEVAKRSGVAASALRFYEERGLIESERAGGGQRRYPRPVLRRIAFIVFAQKFGLTLDEIGQELAKLPPDRAPTRNDWSRLSSGWSDRIDERIAELERLKAGLTECIGCGCLSLDRCMLSNPDDRASRFGPGPRYWVGDQPARAASLVG; encoded by the coding sequence GCGGTCCGGTGTCGCCGCCTCCGCGCTCCGGTTCTACGAGGAGCGTGGGCTGATCGAGTCCGAGCGGGCCGGAGGTGGGCAGCGGCGCTACCCGCGGCCGGTGCTGCGGCGGATCGCGTTCATCGTGTTCGCCCAGAAGTTCGGGCTGACGCTCGACGAGATCGGCCAGGAGCTCGCCAAGCTGCCGCCGGACCGGGCGCCGACGCGCAACGACTGGTCGCGGCTCTCGTCGGGCTGGTCGGACCGGATCGACGAGCGGATCGCCGAGCTGGAGCGGCTCAAGGCCGGGCTGACCGAGTGCATCGGCTGCGGCTGCCTCTCGCTGGACCGCTGCATGCTCTCCAACCCCGACGATCGCGCCAGCCGCTTCGGCCCCGGCCCGCGCTACTGGGTCGGGGACCAGCCGGCGCGCGCCGCGAGTTTGGTGGGCTAG